A single region of the Ziziphus jujuba cultivar Dongzao chromosome 10, ASM3175591v1 genome encodes:
- the LOC112490580 gene encoding uncharacterized protein LOC112490580 isoform X2: MLSNLEELRQYSLSFGKLLDSDHKVQGGSHNLATLKECHSLTNTMASSTAKSLKQLRKMNISHCDGMTAIISQEKEFEDEDEDQNEVAFSKLYGILLFQMHNLKSFCNGKNAISFPSLDILLANRCNRMKSFCGGPLSEVGVSLYWISKLFSSLNRSLQNLKFWTGSRSGD; this comes from the exons ATGCTCTCCAACTTAGAGGAACTGCGACAGTATTCACTCAGTTTTGGAAAACTGTTGGATAGTGACCATAAAGTTCAAGGAGGGTCTCATAACTTAGCGACACTGAAAG AATGTCATTCATTGACAAATACAATGGCTTCTTCAACTGCAAAAAGTCTAAAACAACTCAGGAAAATGAACATATCTCATTGTGATGGAATGACAGCAATTATCAGCCAGGAAAAAGAATTTGAAGACGAAGATGAAGATCAAAATGAGGTTGCTTTCAGCAAATTGTATGGTATTCTACTTTTTCAAATGCACAATCTGAAAAGCTTCTGTAATGGGAAAAATGCTATAAGCTTTCCAAGTTTGGACATATTACTGGCAAATCGATGCAACAGAATGAAAAGCTTTTGTGGCG GACCATTGTCGGAAGTCGGAGTGAGTCTATATTGGATTTCCAAATTGTTTTCCTCTCTCAATAGAAGTCTGCAAAATTTGAAGTTTTGGACCGGATCTAGGTCAGGTGATTGA
- the LOC112490580 gene encoding uncharacterized protein LOC112490580 isoform X1, which translates to MNLCKDSVAQPSKLQAFEAVETLRVYKCFKLNSLMMTSSMTFGNLKCLLVSECHSLTNTMASSTAKSLKQLRKMNISHCDGMTAIISQEKEFEDEDEDQNEVAFSKLYGILLFQMHNLKSFCNGKNAISFPSLDILLANRCNRMKSFCGGDRGTVEYQLLKGDVNATFSKFYEDNPDHCRKSE; encoded by the exons ATGAATCTGTGTAAAGACAGCGTAGCCCAACCATCCAAATTACAAGCCTTTGAAGCTGTGGAAACTCTGCGTgtttataaatgttttaaacTAAACTCTCTAATGATGACTTCCTCAATGACTTTTGGAAATCTGAAATGCTTGCTTGTTTCAGAATGTCATTCATTGACAAATACAATGGCTTCTTCAACTGCAAAAAGTCTAAAACAACTCAGGAAAATGAACATATCTCATTGTGATGGAATGACAGCAATTATCAGCCAGGAAAAAGAATTTGAAGACGAAGATGAAGATCAAAATGAGGTTGCTTTCAGCAAATTGTATGGTATTCTACTTTTTCAAATGCACAATCTGAAAAGCTTCTGTAATGGGAAAAATGCTATAAGCTTTCCAAGTTTGGACATATTACTGGCAAATCGATGCAACAGAATGAAAAGCTTTTGTGGCG GAGACAGAGGTACAGTTGAATATCAGCTTTTGAAGGGTGATGTTAATGCAACTTTTTCTAAGTTTTATGAAGACAATCCA GACCATTGTCGGAAGTCGGAGTGA
- the LOC112490580 gene encoding uncharacterized protein LOC112490580 isoform X3 — translation MGKCMMKLKKWTWSCECHSLTNTMASSTAKSLKQLRKMNISHCDGMTAIISQEKEFEDEDEDQNEVAFSKLYGILLFQMHNLKSFCNGKNAISFPSLDILLANRCNRMKSFCGGPLSEVGVSLYWISKLFSSLNRSLQNLKFWTGSRSGD, via the exons ATGGGAAAATGTATGATGAAGTTGAAGAAATGGACATGGTCATGTG AATGTCATTCATTGACAAATACAATGGCTTCTTCAACTGCAAAAAGTCTAAAACAACTCAGGAAAATGAACATATCTCATTGTGATGGAATGACAGCAATTATCAGCCAGGAAAAAGAATTTGAAGACGAAGATGAAGATCAAAATGAGGTTGCTTTCAGCAAATTGTATGGTATTCTACTTTTTCAAATGCACAATCTGAAAAGCTTCTGTAATGGGAAAAATGCTATAAGCTTTCCAAGTTTGGACATATTACTGGCAAATCGATGCAACAGAATGAAAAGCTTTTGTGGCG GACCATTGTCGGAAGTCGGAGTGAGTCTATATTGGATTTCCAAATTGTTTTCCTCTCTCAATAGAAGTCTGCAAAATTTGAAGTTTTGGACCGGATCTAGGTCAGGTGATTGA
- the LOC107410629 gene encoding probable disease resistance protein At4g27220 — MEAIISIVSELGQYMVSPVLHHLGYLFRYKKNIDELRNEIRRLKYVKDRLQHAVDDATMKGDEIEVEVQTWLTKVCGICEETEKYLEHEGQANTKCSSIGSFPNLALRHRISRKAKKMKEAIFSEIQNGNRFDKVSYRPVLERIVDVKGYEAFETRTPILREIMEALKDPNVSMVGLFGMGGVGKTMLAKEVARRTKEENVFTHVVVATVSQTPNYKKFQLEIGDRLGLEFTEKCLSARGDRLRHRLRPEKKMLIIVDDVWEKLDLHDVGISFGDDQKGCKILLTSRFQDVLCNDMGVEKNFKIELLSEDEARSLFGKIVGDFVKNFDLQPLATQIVRECACLPIAITTVANALKNKSYPVWKDALQELKMSNPTNIKGMHANVYSTIKLSYNFLGSEEAKSLLLLCSLHEEDANITLNYLVKYGVGLGMFQGITKLEEARNRVLTLFESLKSSCLLLDGDYADTVKMHDVVRDVITSIGSKERQIYNIGSVAEINECLKKKKLKESYAISLLSTNVDKLPDRMECPLLEFFFINSINQSLEIPDNFFQETKELQVLDLTFLCFERLPSSLCFLQNLQTLCLFQCKLGDISLLGELKNLEILDLSRTNIKQLPEQIGQLTNLRLLDLRCCYDLEVIQPNIISNLQRLEELNMKASFTKWEIEGVNAEQSNANIRELKHLSHLTTLYMHIPHVNIVPEDLFSEKLERFNILVGDVFWYDKHGRSNPRTMLKLKLNKSCLLDKHGLKLLLERSEELYLDGIEGVNNVVYELHKEGFPRLKHLEFENNTEIRYILQPMEEIVLCSAFPSLESLYLNKLIVLENIFHGKLTAGSFGKLKSITVIKCDRLKSIFSLPIVKQLEEIEVSECKIMQEIVTCGNEHEAHSANNVADDVIVFTQLHSLILQSLPNLIQFFQSESREGHLFANVSMPLFNGKIQFPNLEVLELFSLSFTKIWNDQFPERFYTNKLTRLTVQSCGKLKNLISYSICKSLVHLKNLEVSDCDIIKEVIGTQESGDKGKLENICLPNLESLILLNLPNLNRFCSGNCIECPSLLKLRIENCCKLRTFISNSTDEPEEMDSPAKLPLFNDKVILANLEELTVDWGEVMSEIWHGQSPAASFCKLKVLHLSCSRYKPVVFSIEHIYRLQNLENLCLSGVLLKEIYCHKGLGAGPAGIPICLSALKLSRLPNLLHLLTEEVQKDKAFRNLRILDVIRCGRLKSLVPSSMSFQYLTALRVSECHALKNLLALSTATSLSQLTRLSITDCKGIIEIVANEGGDTNAEIVFDNLKILALHHLPSLTSFYSGNSSLKFPCLEKVVVSQCPEMRSFSCGIIDSRKVNSIVIEIEKEWIWEHENIEWYSEPENIEWYFEYIEYDKPIKQLWEGDINATVHKLWEDHHPVTALQRLFTEADVQNYEEEACSSSFECRI; from the exons ATGGAGGCTATTATTTCGATTGTGTCAGAACTTGGTCAATACATGGTTTCACCAGTACTTCATCATCTGGGTTATCTCTTCCGCTACAAGAAAAACATTGACGAGCTCAGAAACGAAATTAGGCGTTTGAAATATGTGAAAGACAGGCTGCAGCATGCTGTTGATGATGCTACAATGAAAGGCGATGAAATTGAAGTTGAAGTTCAAACTTGGCTGACTAAGGTATGTGGAATCTGTGAAGAGACAGAGAAATACCTTGAACATGAAGGTCAAGCAAATACCAAGTGTTCATCAATTGGGTCGTTTCCGAATCTGGCTTTAAGGCATCGAATAAGTAGGAAAGCCAAAAAGATGAAGGAAGCTATTTTTAGTGAAATTCAAAATGGGAACAGATTTGATAAGGTCTCTTACCGCCCTGTTTTGGAGAGAATTGTCGATGTCAAAGGCTATGAGGCCTTTGAAACGAGAACCCCCATTTTAAGGGAAATTATGGAGGCTCTAAAAGATCCTAATGTCAGCATGGTTGGGTTGTTTGGAATGGGTGGTGTGGGTAAAACTATGCTGGCCAAAGAAGTTGCTAGACGaacaaaggaagaaaatgtGTTCACTCATGTGGTTGTGGCTACTGTGTCTCAAACCCCAAATTATAAGAAGTTTCAACTAGAAATTGGAGACAGGTTAGGTTTAGAATTTACAGAAAAATGTTTATCTGCAAGAGGAGATCGACTTCGACATAGGTTGAGGCCAGAAAAGAAGATGCTCATAATTGTAGATGATGTTTGGGAGAAACTTGACTTGCATGATGTTGGAATATCTTTTGGGGATGATCAGAAGGGATGCAAGATATTGCTGACCTCTAGGTTTCAAGATGTTTTATGCAATGATATGGGTGTTGAAAAGAATTTCAAGATAGAACTTCTATCAGAAGATGAAGCACGGAGTTTGTTTGGCAAAATTGTGGGTGACtttgttaaaaattttgacCTTCAACCTTTGGCAACTCAAATTGTTAGAGAATGTGCTTGCTTGCCAATTGCAATCACCACGGTTGCAAATGCGTTGAAGAATAAAAGTTATCCTGTTTGGAAGGATGCGTTGCAAGAACTAAAAATGTCCAACCCTACTAATATCAAGGGGATGCATGCAAATGTGTACTCAACTATCAAGTTGAGCTATAACTTCTTAGGTAGTGAAGAGGCAAAATCATTGCTGTTGCTTTGCAGTTTACATGAAGAAGATGCAAACATAACTCTTAACTACTTAGTAAAATATGGTGTTGGTTTGGGCATGTTTCAAGGTATCACGAAATTAGAAGAGGCAAGGAACAGGGTGCTTACGCTGTTCGAAAGTCTTAAAAGTTCTTGCCTGTTATTGGACGGTGATTATGCCGATACAGTTAAAATGCATGACGTTGTTCGTGATGTTATCACATCAATTGGTTCGAAAGAAagacaaatatataatataggaAGTGTTGCTGAGATAAATGAATgcctgaagaagaaaaagctcaAGGAGTCCTATGCAATTTCTCTACTATCCACTAATGTTGATAAACTTCCTGATCGGATGGAATGTCCACTGCTTGAGTTCTTTTTTATCAATTCCATAAATCAATCTTTGGAAATCCCAGATAACTTTTTTCAAGAAACAAAAGAGCTTCAAGTTTTAGATTTGACTTTTCTATGTTTTGAACGACTGCCATCATCTTTATGTTTCCTTCAAAATCTCCAAACATTGTGTTTGTTTCAGTGTAAACTGGGAGATATAAGTCTCTTGGGAGAGCTAAAGAATTTAGAAATTCTTGACCTTTCAAGGACTAATATCAAGCAATTACCCGAACAAATAGGTCAACTCACTAATCTAAGGCTGTTAGATTTGAGATGTTGCTACGATCTTGAAGTGATTCAACCCAACATCATATCGAACTTGCAAAGATTAGAAGAGCTGAATATGAAAGCAAGCTTTACAAAATGGGAAATTGAAGGAGTGAATGCTGAACAAAGTAATGCCAATATTAGGGAACTAAAGCACTTGTCTCATTTGACAactttatatatgcatataccaCATGTTAACATTGTGCCAGAAGACTTGTTTAGTGAAAAACTGGAGAGATTTAATATACTAGTTGGAGATGTATTTTGGTATGATAAGcatggaagatcaaatccaaggaCGATGTTGAAATTGAAGCTCAACAAAAGTTGTCTATTAGACAAGCACGGTCTCAAATTATTGCTGGAAAGGTCTGAAGAGTTGTATTTAGATGGTATAGAGGGTGTCAACAATGTTGTTTATGAGTTACATAAGGAAGGTTTTCCACGGTTGAAACAtcttgaatttgaaaataatactgAGATTCGCTACATTCTTCAACCAATGGAAGAGATTGTTCTTTGCAGTGCCTTTCCAAGTTTGGAGTCATTGTATCTGAACAAATTGATAGTCTTGGAAAACATATTCCATGGAAAACTCACAGCAGGGTcttttggaaaattaaaaagtatcACAGTTATCAAGTGTGATAGGCTGAAAAGTATCTTCTCATTGCCCATCGTTAAACAGCTTGAAGAAATTGAGGTGAGTGAATGCAAAATCATGCAGGAGATAGTCACGTGTGGAAATGAACATGAAGCTCACAGCGCTAATAATGTAGCTGATGATGTGATTGTATTCACACAGTTACACTCCCTTATATTGCAATCTCTACCCAATCTTATTCAGTTCTTTCAATCTGAAAGCAGAGAAGGACATTTGTTTGCAAATGTTTCTATGCCTCTTTTCAATGGGAAG ATTCAGTTCCCCAACTTGGAAGTCTTGGAACTGTTCTCACTTAGttttacaaaaatttggaaCGATCAATTTCCAGAAAGGTTTTACACCAATAAATTAACGAGATTGACTGTGCAGAGCTGTGGTAAGCTAAAGAATCTAATATCATATTCTATTTGTAAAAGCCTTGTTCATTTGAAAAACCTAGAGGTAAGTGACTGTGACATAATTAAAGAGGTCATAGGAACTCAAGAATCTGGAGACAAAGGAAAGTTAGAAAATATATGTCTCCCGAATCTAGAGTCTCTTATACTTTTGAACCTTCCGAACCTCAACAGATTTTGTTCAGGAAATTGCATTGAATGTCCATCCTTGTTGAAACTGAGGATAGAAAATTGTTGTAAACTAAGGACATTCATATCCAATTCTACTGATGAACCTGAAGAAATGGACTCGCCGGCTAAACTACCACTCTTTAATGACaag GTTATCTTGGCTAATTTAGAAGAATTGACAGTAGATTGGGGTGAAGTCATGAGTGAGATATGGCACGGCCAATCTCCAGCGGCCTCATTTTGCAAGCTAAAGGTTCTGCATTTGAGTTGTTCTCGATATAAACCAGTTGTCTTCTCCATTGAACATATTTATAGATTGCAGAATCTTGAGAATCTTTGTTTGAGTGGTGTTCTTTTGAAAGAGATTTACTGTCATAAAGGGCTTGGTGCTGGACCTGCTGGTATACCAATATGCTTAAGTGCATTGAAGTTGTCCAGACTTCCTAATCTGTTGCATCTGCTGACAGAAGAAGTTCAAAAGGACAAGGCCTTTCGAAACTTGAGAATTCTAGATGTAATAAGATGTGGAAGATTAAAGAGCTTAGTTCCCTCCTCAATGTCCTTCCAGTATTTGACAGCTCTGAGAGTATCAGAATGCCATGCATTGAAAAACTTGCTTGCTTTATCAACAGCTACAAGTTTATCACAACTCACAAGGTTAAGCATAACAGACTGCAAGGGAATTATTGAAATAGTTGCAAATGAAGGAGGTGACACAAATGCTGAGATTGTGTTTGACAACTTGAAGATTTTGGCTCTCCACCATTTACCTAGTCTAACAAGCTTTTACTCTGGAAACAGTAGCCTGAAAtttccatgcttggaaaaaGTAGTTGTGAGTCAGTGCCCTGAGATGCGGAGTTTCTCTTGTGGAATTATAGACAGCAGGAAGGTCAATTCAATAGTTATAGAAATAGAGAAAGAATGGATATGGGAACATGAAAATATAGAATGGTATTCTGAACCAGAAAATATAGAATGGTATTTTGAATACATTGAATATGATAAACCAATAAAGCAGCTTTGGGAGGGTGATATCAATGCAACTGTGCACAAGCTATGGGAGGATCATCATCCAGTTACTGCATTGCAACGATTGTTTACTGAAGCG GATGTCCAGAATTATGAAGAGGAGGCCTGCAGCTCATCCTTTGAATGTAGAATCTAG